The following coding sequences lie in one Cloeon dipterum chromosome 1, ieCloDipt1.1, whole genome shotgun sequence genomic window:
- the LOC135933898 gene encoding uncharacterized protein LOC135933898 isoform X1 has translation MRLSQQLTIIFIFLCSLGLKAKAEELLIVRQRLQNATTELQCFYNGPQDKSVGLAWILPAGVRRANESHQRWKHKSSESFIRGHFEYYGTVWDSTNSMHVKNNILPPVLDERWNEFNEVQTAPNENFQLLSRFTTNRLHLSILAKNDAQIALQTGDSAHTSISYLITLDPSYQTPGSLNLELCPGGVSRERSSHRCSLLTKTDSRDSASLLKNGKEWTHFTISIEEEHSLAHRIKMIDATSGKILLDYRKQPAYHRLPSGISVRTLDSTGSWKIHAYRVVIHNAKEDGEGFNVNEVSKPTNSCLHIHYFFRAGFGKALVRTKDGSVTIELEPTNGKWRHAIIRAPMNPPSDYLHFIPPFGPHLHFVGTVFAINQPFRVCGEEEFFTSKIVLPEGTDPTNTVCQTISSDADEQYAAVHGTIFTEKNKNSVDCPRNTFGKYCNITCGSVMSDKSCQSKVQCDKEICTCLPGYMPTNKWETTCSTVTAEQATIAPQLTESPFLAVEDEDISINKQSSEEYIDSEAEYTQESREQNRSYVIWWIVGITCSWLITMCALVLVFRERPDLVPVWMYSLMMRCTGRNAGGQLINDE, from the exons ATGCGACTTTCACAACAGCTCacaatcatatttattttcctttgctcTCTCGGATTGAaag ctaAGGCTGAGGAACTTTTAATTGTGAGACAACGACTTCAAAATGCCACGACTGAGCTCCAATGTTTCTACAATGGACCACAAGATAAATCTGTTGGTCTAGCTTGGATTCTACCAGCTGGAGTTCGAAGAGCAAATGAAA GCCATCAACGGTGGAAACACAAAAGCTCTGAGTCATTC ATTCGAGGCCACTTTGAATACTACGGAACCGTTTGGGACTCCACCAATTCTATGCATgtcaaaaacaacattttacCTCCAGTACTTGATGAAAGATGGAACG AATTCAACGAAGTGCAAACAGCGCcaaacgaaaattttcaacttctgAGTAGATTTACTACGAATCGATTGCATTTGTCTATCCTTGCGAAAAATGACGCACAAATTGCACTTCAAACTGGCGACTCTGCCCACACGAGCATTTCGTACCTCATCACACTGGACCCGTCCTACCAGACCCCGGGATCGCTTAACCTCGAACTATGTCCTGGCGGGGTTAGCAGGGAGCGCAGCTCACATAGATGCAGTCTATTAACAAAAACTGAT tctcGAGATTCGGCCAGCTTGTTGAAGAACGGCAAAGAGTGGACACACTTCACAATTTCTATAGAAGAGGAACACAGCCTAGCACACCGCATCAAAATGATTGATGCGACTAGcggaaaaattttgcttgactATCGGAAGCAACCGGCTTATCACAGATTACCAAGCGGTATATCTGTGAGGACGTTGGACTCAACCGGATCATGGAAAATACATGCGT aTCGCGTGGTGATCCATAATGCAAAAGAGGACGGAGAGGGATTCAACGTTAATGAAGTGAGCAAGCCAACAAACTCATGTCTTCACATCCATTACTTTTTCAGAGCGGGCTTTGGAAAAGCGCTAGTTAGAACCAAAGACGGAAGCGTTACGATTGAATTAGAG CCAACCAATGGAAAGTGGAGGCACGCAATTATTAGGGCGCCGATGAATCCACCATCggattatttgcattttatcccGCCATTCGGTCCTCATTTGCATTTCGTGGGCACGGTTTTTGCAATCAACCAACCATTTCGAGTTTGTGGAGAGGAGG AGTTCTTCACTTCAAAAATCGTGCTACCAGAAGGGACAGACCCAACAAACACAGTATGCCAAACTATTTCCAGTGACGCTGACGAGCAGTATGCGGCAGTGCATGGAACCATCTTtacagagaaaaacaaaaatagcg tagaTTGCCCGAGAAACACTTTTGGCAAATACTGCAATATCACCTGTGGAAGTGTAATGAGTGACAAATCGTGCCAAAGCAAAGTTCAGTGCGACAAGGAAATTTGCACCTGTTTGCCAGGTTACATGCCAACCAACAAGTGGGAGACTACATGCTCAACTGTCACTGCTg AGCAAGCCACCATTGCCCCTCAGCTAACCGAGTCACCATTTTTGGCTGTCGAGGATGAAGATATATCTATTAACAAACAAAGTTCTGAAGAATACATCGATTCTGAAGCGGAATACACGCAAGAATCAAGGGAGCAAAATAGGAGTTATGTGATTTGGTGGATCGTTGGCATCACTTGTTCCTGGTTAATAACCATGTGCGCCTTGGTTCTCGTTTTTAGAGAAAGGCCAGATCTGGTGCCTGTGTGGA
- the Sc2 gene encoding probable very-long-chain enoyl-CoA reductase art-1, producing MEIEVLSTSGSKPLFTLTGLAPSTTIKEIKDQIYRKKKALYPERQSIRLEVKGSSLKDSEPISSFGLKSGAKIFLKDLGPQIGWKTVFLAEYAGPLFVYLWFYTRPWYFYGEGAASQPISQCTKIAALCWSVHYAKRLFETVFVHRFSHSTMPMFNLFKNCSYYWLFTAYVAYHVNHPLFTPPSDTQMYVSLGLFGVSQLGNLSIHVALRNLRPPGTTVRKIPMPTSNPFTGLFNLVSCPNYTYEFGSWASFTAMTQCLPAGLFALAGLYQMTVWAIGKHKLYKKEFSNYPKGRKAILPLLI from the exons ATGGAG ATTGAAGTTTTGAGTACTTCGGGATCGAAACCACTTTTCACCTTAACTGGA TTGGCGCCGTCAACAACAATTAAGGAGATCAAGGATCAGATCTACAGAAAGAAGAAAGCTCTGTATCCTGAGAGACAATCCATCAGGCTTGAGGTTAAAGGTTCCAGCCTGAAGGACTCCGAGCCCATCTCCTCTTTTGGACTGAAGAGCGGTGCCAAGATTTTCCTGAAGGACCTAGGACCCCAAATTGGCTGGAAGACGGTCTTCCTTGCGGAGTACGCAGGACCTCTTTTCGTCTACCTTTGGTTCTACACCAGGCCTTGGTACTTCTATGGAGAGGGTGCTGCCTCACAGCCCATATCCCAGTGCACAAa GATTGCTGCCCTTTGCTGGTCCGTTCATTATGCCAAGCGACTTTTCGAAACTGTTTTCGTCCACCGATTCTCCCATTCCACCATGCCAATGTTCAACCTGTTCAAGAACTGCTCTTACTACTGGTTGTTCACCGCCTACGTCGCCTACCACGTCAACCACCCCCTGTTCACTCCTCCTTCCGATACCCAGATGTACGTCTCCCTTGGATTATTTGGG GTCTCTCAACTTGGAAACTTGAGCATTCATGTGGCCCTGAGGAACCTGCGACCTCCAGGCACTACTGTCCGCAAGATCCCCATGCCCACGTCGAACCCCTTCACAGGACTGTTCAATCTGGTGTCTTGCCCCAACTACACCTACGAATTTGGGAGTTGGGCTTCTTTCACAGCAATGACCCAGTGTTTACCAG CTGGCCTGTTTGCTCTTGCTGGACTCTACCAAATGACCGTGTGGGCCATTGGCAAACACAAACTGTACAAGAAGGAGTTTTCCAACTACCCCAAGGGTCGCAAAGCTATTTTGCCTCTGCTGATTTAA
- the LOC135933898 gene encoding uncharacterized protein LOC135933898 isoform X2, whose protein sequence is MRLSQQLTIIFIFLCSLGLKAKAEELLIVRQRLQNATTELQCFYNGPQDKSVGLAWILPAGVRRANESHQRWKHKSSESFIRGHFEYYGTVWDSTNSMHVKNNILPPVLDERWNEFNEVQTAPNENFQLLSRFTTNRLHLSILAKNDAQIALQTGDSAHTSISYLITLDPSYQTPGSLNLELCPGGVSRERSSHRCSLLTKTDSRDSASLLKNGKEWTHFTISIEEEHSLAHRIKMIDATSGKILLDYRKQPAYHRLPSGISVRTLDSTGSWKIHAYRVVIHNAKEDGEGFNVNEVSKPTNSCLHIHYFFRAGFGKALVRTKDGSVTIELEPTNGKWRHAIIRAPMNPPSDYLHFIPPFGPHLHFVGTVFAINQPFRVCGEEEFFTSKIVLPEGTDPTNTVCQTISSDADEQYAAVHGTIFTEKNKNSDCPRNTFGKYCNITCGSVMSDKSCQSKVQCDKEICTCLPGYMPTNKWETTCSTVTAEQATIAPQLTESPFLAVEDEDISINKQSSEEYIDSEAEYTQESREQNRSYVIWWIVGITCSWLITMCALVLVFRERPDLVPVWMYSLMMRCTGRNAGGQLINDE, encoded by the exons ATGCGACTTTCACAACAGCTCacaatcatatttattttcctttgctcTCTCGGATTGAaag ctaAGGCTGAGGAACTTTTAATTGTGAGACAACGACTTCAAAATGCCACGACTGAGCTCCAATGTTTCTACAATGGACCACAAGATAAATCTGTTGGTCTAGCTTGGATTCTACCAGCTGGAGTTCGAAGAGCAAATGAAA GCCATCAACGGTGGAAACACAAAAGCTCTGAGTCATTC ATTCGAGGCCACTTTGAATACTACGGAACCGTTTGGGACTCCACCAATTCTATGCATgtcaaaaacaacattttacCTCCAGTACTTGATGAAAGATGGAACG AATTCAACGAAGTGCAAACAGCGCcaaacgaaaattttcaacttctgAGTAGATTTACTACGAATCGATTGCATTTGTCTATCCTTGCGAAAAATGACGCACAAATTGCACTTCAAACTGGCGACTCTGCCCACACGAGCATTTCGTACCTCATCACACTGGACCCGTCCTACCAGACCCCGGGATCGCTTAACCTCGAACTATGTCCTGGCGGGGTTAGCAGGGAGCGCAGCTCACATAGATGCAGTCTATTAACAAAAACTGAT tctcGAGATTCGGCCAGCTTGTTGAAGAACGGCAAAGAGTGGACACACTTCACAATTTCTATAGAAGAGGAACACAGCCTAGCACACCGCATCAAAATGATTGATGCGACTAGcggaaaaattttgcttgactATCGGAAGCAACCGGCTTATCACAGATTACCAAGCGGTATATCTGTGAGGACGTTGGACTCAACCGGATCATGGAAAATACATGCGT aTCGCGTGGTGATCCATAATGCAAAAGAGGACGGAGAGGGATTCAACGTTAATGAAGTGAGCAAGCCAACAAACTCATGTCTTCACATCCATTACTTTTTCAGAGCGGGCTTTGGAAAAGCGCTAGTTAGAACCAAAGACGGAAGCGTTACGATTGAATTAGAG CCAACCAATGGAAAGTGGAGGCACGCAATTATTAGGGCGCCGATGAATCCACCATCggattatttgcattttatcccGCCATTCGGTCCTCATTTGCATTTCGTGGGCACGGTTTTTGCAATCAACCAACCATTTCGAGTTTGTGGAGAGGAGG AGTTCTTCACTTCAAAAATCGTGCTACCAGAAGGGACAGACCCAACAAACACAGTATGCCAAACTATTTCCAGTGACGCTGACGAGCAGTATGCGGCAGTGCATGGAACCATCTTtacagagaaaaacaaaaatagcg aTTGCCCGAGAAACACTTTTGGCAAATACTGCAATATCACCTGTGGAAGTGTAATGAGTGACAAATCGTGCCAAAGCAAAGTTCAGTGCGACAAGGAAATTTGCACCTGTTTGCCAGGTTACATGCCAACCAACAAGTGGGAGACTACATGCTCAACTGTCACTGCTg AGCAAGCCACCATTGCCCCTCAGCTAACCGAGTCACCATTTTTGGCTGTCGAGGATGAAGATATATCTATTAACAAACAAAGTTCTGAAGAATACATCGATTCTGAAGCGGAATACACGCAAGAATCAAGGGAGCAAAATAGGAGTTATGTGATTTGGTGGATCGTTGGCATCACTTGTTCCTGGTTAATAACCATGTGCGCCTTGGTTCTCGTTTTTAGAGAAAGGCCAGATCTGGTGCCTGTGTGGA